CGCGCTCGGCCATTTCCGACGCGTAGAGCTTCGCCTGCGACGCTTCGGACAGGCACGGCAGCCCGGCCGTGCGCAGCTTCGCCGCGTGGTGCACGAGCAGGCGCGCGGCGTTGATCTGCACGGCCATGTCGGCGAGCTTCTGCTGGATCGCCTGATGCTCGGCGAGCGGCTTGCCGAACTGCACGCGCTCGCCCGCATAGCGGCGCGCCTTGTCGAACGCCGCGCGCGCGATGCCGAGCGCCTGTGCCGCGATGCCGATCCGCCCGCCTTCGAGGTTCGACAGCGCGATCTTCAGCCCTTCGCCGCGGTTGCCGAGCAGGTTTTCCTCGGGAATCGCGCAGTTCTCGAGCGTGATCGGACACGTGTCCGACGCGCGGATCCCCATCTTCTTTTCCGGCTTGCCGACGATGAAGCCCGGCGTGTCGGTCGGCACCAGAAATGCCGAAATGCCGCGCTTGCCGGCGTCGGGATCGGTCATGGCAAAAACGATCGCGACGCCCGCGCGCTGGCCGTTCGTCACGAACTGCTTCGCGCCGTTCAGCACCCATTTGCCGTCGCGCAGCTCGGCGCGCGTGCGCAGGTTGTTCGCCTCGGAGCCGGCCTGCGGCTCGGTCAGGCAGAATGCGCCGATCACGCGCCCGGCGGCCATGTCGCCGAGCCAGCGCGCCTTCTGCTCGGGCGTGCCGAAGCCGAGGATCGGCCCGCAGCCGACCGAGTTGTGCACGCTCATCATCGTCGCGCAGGCGGCGTCGCCGGCCGCGATCTCCTCCATCGCGAGCGCATAGGCGACGTAATCGGTGTACGAGCCGCCGAGCTCC
The sequence above is a segment of the Burkholderia multivorans ATCC BAA-247 genome. Coding sequences within it:
- a CDS encoding acyl-CoA dehydrogenase family protein, giving the protein MDALYTEDQRMIRDAARAFATEVLAPNAAQWDRDAQLPDAVVAQLGELGLLGMIVPQELGGSYTDYVAYALAMEEIAAGDAACATMMSVHNSVGCGPILGFGTPEQKARWLGDMAAGRVIGAFCLTEPQAGSEANNLRTRAELRDGKWVLNGAKQFVTNGQRAGVAIVFAMTDPDAGKRGISAFLVPTDTPGFIVGKPEKKMGIRASDTCPITLENCAIPEENLLGNRGEGLKIALSNLEGGRIGIAAQALGIARAAFDKARRYAGERVQFGKPLAEHQAIQQKLADMAVQINAARLLVHHAAKLRTAGLPCLSEASQAKLYASEMAERVCSDAIQIHGGYGYLVDYEVERHYRDARITQIYEGTSEVQRMVIARQL